A stretch of the Streptomyces ortus genome encodes the following:
- a CDS encoding acyl-CoA dehydrogenase family protein, whose translation MRHWTDEQRALRTTAEAVGADLGAGHLERDARGEFAWDGWRHLSAIGLFGTPFDGAWGGSGRDLPTTMYVFEGLGYRCPDAGLVFSACTHVVSTGVPLQRFGSKELKARYLPKVCAGETIGAHAITEPDGGSDVLAMRTTARREGGEFVLDGGKAFVTNGPIAGLVVVYARTGAPGHLDGITAFLVPTDTPGVALGRPLAKMGLRTSPLSELFLTDVRIPRSQVLGAVGSGFLVLDEVMKWEILCGFAGILGEMQHRLERCVEHARGRTQFGRHIGANQAVSHRIVDMQIGVETARKWLYDTADRLTAGQSVTTDLAITKLVVSEANVASALAAVQIFGGHGYTAEYGLEGDLRNAVAGTIYSGTSEIQRERLAAFLGLSRPTAARGVKERTT comes from the coding sequence ATGAGGCACTGGACAGACGAGCAGAGGGCGCTGCGGACCACCGCGGAGGCCGTCGGCGCCGACCTGGGCGCCGGACACCTGGAGAGGGACGCCCGCGGCGAGTTCGCGTGGGACGGCTGGAGACACCTGAGCGCCATCGGGCTCTTCGGGACTCCGTTCGACGGCGCCTGGGGCGGTTCGGGCCGCGACCTGCCGACCACGATGTACGTCTTCGAGGGCCTGGGGTACCGCTGCCCCGACGCCGGGCTGGTCTTCTCCGCGTGCACACACGTCGTGAGCACCGGCGTTCCTCTCCAGCGGTTCGGTTCGAAGGAACTGAAGGCGCGGTACCTGCCGAAGGTGTGCGCCGGCGAGACGATCGGAGCGCACGCCATCACCGAGCCCGACGGCGGCTCGGACGTGCTGGCGATGCGCACCACCGCCCGGCGGGAGGGCGGGGAGTTCGTACTCGACGGCGGCAAGGCCTTCGTGACCAACGGTCCGATCGCCGGCCTCGTGGTGGTGTACGCGCGTACCGGGGCTCCCGGGCACCTCGACGGCATCACGGCGTTCCTGGTCCCGACGGACACCCCGGGGGTGGCGCTCGGCCGCCCCCTGGCGAAGATGGGCCTGCGCACGTCACCGCTGTCCGAGCTCTTCCTGACGGACGTCCGGATCCCCCGCTCGCAGGTGCTGGGGGCGGTGGGCTCCGGGTTCCTGGTCCTCGACGAGGTCATGAAGTGGGAGATCCTGTGCGGCTTCGCCGGGATCCTCGGCGAGATGCAGCACCGGCTGGAGCGCTGCGTCGAACACGCCCGCGGCCGTACCCAGTTCGGCCGGCACATCGGCGCCAACCAGGCCGTCTCGCACCGCATCGTGGACATGCAGATAGGCGTGGAGACCGCCAGGAAGTGGCTCTACGACACGGCGGACAGACTCACCGCCGGACAGAGCGTCACCACCGACCTGGCCATCACCAAGCTGGTGGTGAGCGAGGCCAACGTCGCCTCCGCCCTGGCCGCCGTACAGATCTTCGGCGGACACGGCTACACCGCGGAGTACGGCCTCGAAGGAGACCTGCGCAACGCGGTCGCCGGAACGATCTACTCGGGCACCTCCGAGATCCAGCGCGAGCGGTTGGCGGCCTTCCTCGGACTGTCCCGGCCCACCGCCGCCCGGGGCGTGAAGGAGCGGACGACATGA
- a CDS encoding ectoine synthase, whose translation MLIRTKEEAPVVEWGNGLSHRLLLRADRMGFSFCHTVVRAGTKSRLEYRRHLEACYCITGRGWISLPDGSATHELRPGVLYALDQHDAHFLIAAPDTDLELISVFNPPLQGGERHNLDQDEFSHY comes from the coding sequence ATGCTGATACGCACGAAGGAAGAGGCTCCGGTCGTCGAGTGGGGCAACGGCCTGAGCCACCGCCTGCTGCTGCGGGCCGACCGGATGGGCTTCTCCTTCTGTCACACCGTGGTACGGGCGGGCACGAAGTCACGCCTTGAGTACCGCAGGCACCTTGAGGCCTGCTACTGCATCACCGGGCGGGGATGGATCTCCCTGCCCGACGGGAGCGCCACCCACGAGCTGCGCCCGGGCGTCCTCTACGCCCTGGACCAGCACGACGCACACTTCCTGATCGCCGCGCCGGACACCGACCTGGAGCTGATCAGCGTCTTCAACCCGCCCCTGCAGGGCGGCGAACGGCACAACCTGGACCAGGACGAGTTCTCGCACTACTGA
- a CDS encoding acyl carrier protein, with protein MNLRHEITHHIVSTYLPDTPAADLEPSLDLFDTGVVNSLQLLELIGWLRERYRLPVEDLDLSLQSFRSVAAIQDFIETNTPTSATRATSATGTTGGETP; from the coding sequence ATGAACCTGCGGCACGAGATCACCCACCACATCGTCTCCACCTATCTGCCCGACACCCCCGCCGCGGACCTGGAACCGTCGCTGGACCTGTTCGACACGGGGGTGGTGAACAGTCTCCAACTGCTGGAGCTCATCGGCTGGCTGCGGGAGCGCTACCGCCTCCCGGTGGAGGACCTGGACCTGTCGCTCCAGTCCTTCCGGTCGGTGGCGGCCATCCAGGACTTCATCGAGACGAACACGCCCACGAGCGCCACACGTGCCACAAGCGCCACCGGCACCACCGGCGGAGAGACGCCCTAG